The genomic region CTGCTGAGAAAGAATGAATTTACCGAAGTCATCGCTCTTCTCGAAACGCTCGGTCTTCAGCTTCACCCGTATAATGCATCGGAGCTTTTTCTCTCGCGGCTGGCTGGTGTTTCTGATCCGGAACAGAAACGGAAAATAATCGGCACGACTTTCATCGACGTCTTCGAGGAGGAAGCCGAAAGACTCGGCAAAATAGATTTTCTTGCACAGGGGACGCTCTATCCCGATGTCATCGAATCGGTTTCATTTAAAGGGCCATCGCAAACCATTAAATCGCACCATAATGTAGGCGGTCTCAAAGACCGCATGAAACTGAAACTCGTCGAGCCGCTTCGCGAACTTTTCAAAGACGAAGTCCGCGCCCTTGGCCGCACGCTTGGCATTCCCGAGCGGTTTATTGAACGGCATCCATTTCCGGGGCCGGGACTTGCAGTGAGAATACTTGGTGATGTTACCTTTGAGCGTTGCGAGCTTCTCCGCGAAGTCGATGCTATATTTATTGAAGAACTTTGGGAGAAAAAAATATATAACGATATCTGGCAGGCTTTCGCCGTTTTACTGCCCTGCAAAACTGTCGGCGTGATGGGTGACGAGCGGACGTATGAAAATGCCATCGCGCTGAGAGCTGTGACATCGGTCGACGGCATGACTGCCGATTGGGCTCGAATCGATTACGATATCCTGGCTCATATTTCAAATCGGATAATACGGGAAGTGCGCGGAGTGAACCGAGTGACTTACGATATTTCGTCAAAACCTCCCGCGACAATTGAATGGGAATAGTAATCTTATTCCATGGATGCTTTCTTCATGCCGATGAGCCAATCTCTTGCCCAAGCGGTCGAGAATAAGGTCGAATGTTAAAACGAATGGTAATCTGGATAATCGTCATAGCTGCCGTGCTCTTTGCAATTCTCACGGCTTTTTTATTAATAAACCAAGATCGTATGATTTTTATCCCACTGGACAGTTTCATAACCACACCGTCTAAGACGGGAATGAACCACGAAGAGATATTTCTTGAAGTCTCGCCAGAAGAGAATATCCATGCCTGGTACTTTCCCCTTTCCGACAGCGCCCCGACAATTCTTTTCTGTCACGGTAACGCTGGTAACATCTCATACCGTCTGAATGCGGTAAATATGTTTCTCAATCTTGGTTGTAGTGTGCTCCTCTTTGACTATCGCGGCTATGGTATGTCGGGCGGAAAACCCTCGGAAGAAAATGTGTACGCCGATGCCGAAGCGGCGCTTGGATGGCTAAAATCCAGGGGGACTTCAGAAGACGAAATAATCGTTTTCGGCGAATCGTTGGGAAGCGCGGTGGCGATAGAATTGGCCGCTCGGCATCATGAACTCGGTGGTTTAATCATAAAATCTGCCTTTACTAACCTGGCCGAGGTCGGCCACACCC from Candidatus Zixiibacteriota bacterium harbors:
- a CDS encoding alpha/beta hydrolase, with the protein product MLKRMVIWIIVIAAVLFAILTAFLLINQDRMIFIPLDSFITTPSKTGMNHEEIFLEVSPEENIHAWYFPLSDSAPTILFCHGNAGNISYRLNAVNMFLNLGCSVLLFDYRGYGMSGGKPSEENVYADAEAALGWLKSRGTSEDEIIVFGESLGSAVAIELAARHHELGGLIIKSAFTNLAEVGHTHFPYLPVSLICRYNFNSLDRVKYIACPVIFSHSKEDELIPFRMGRSLFDTVTGSKTFVEITGGHNDRDYLSDENYHAALNEFIHLVEAKASHEDR
- the guaA gene encoding glutamine-hydrolyzing GMP synthase; its protein translation is MSTQHEMILILDFGSQYTQLIARKVREAHVYSEIVPYNADLSKYADRKVAGYILSGGPSSLADADSPRVAREFFDTKTPILGVCYGIQLLAERFGGKLARSDSREYGRSHFTVTHESPLLQGVPSVSQVWMSHGDSIVTMPEGFQLIGSTESLKIAAVANETRKIYGIQFHPEVHHTEEGKRILHNFLFHICQVKCDWTTESFVVEATDKIKAQVGDGEVVLGISGGVDSTVAAVLLHKAIGNRLHAVFVNTGLLRKNEFTEVIALLETLGLQLHPYNASELFLSRLAGVSDPEQKRKIIGTTFIDVFEEEAERLGKIDFLAQGTLYPDVIESVSFKGPSQTIKSHHNVGGLKDRMKLKLVEPLRELFKDEVRALGRTLGIPERFIERHPFPGPGLAVRILGDVTFERCELLREVDAIFIEELWEKKIYNDIWQAFAVLLPCKTVGVMGDERTYENAIALRAVTSVDGMTADWARIDYDILAHISNRIIREVRGVNRVTYDISSKPPATIEWE